In Candidatus Nitronauta litoralis, one DNA window encodes the following:
- a CDS encoding DUF2235 domain-containing protein — translation MPKNIVICSDGTGNTANKNRGTNVFKIFEAVDLRARKFRPPQDKSKVIEKQITLYDDGVGSQSFIVFKVLGGAFGWGLKRNVKQLYTELARVYKNGDNLYFFGFSRGAFTIRTLIGFIAECGIPKKSVFKNRAELNQLVDNAYKHYQRNYRSLLSRIFFPDWLGNFLPKGLLKRLPGFIGNRLPFSDNYDLNFYYQTPPIKFVGVWDTVSAVGLPFKWATDMWNKYIYRFSFRNNNLYTGVEKACHALAIDDERQSFHPMLWNEDRTAYSNQVENGKTLYQKTEKDWENDWIEQVWFPGAHSNVGGGYPKQGMSLVSLHWMMKRAYHAGLKFFDKDWDYIRDHGNITDKLYKSRSGPAVYYRYLPRNIFKICKTYNVDCHIHESLRDRISLGSEGYAPGNLPPRFYLMGDEPGTHDKFFFSNKAFRDTDPEKESPLWTSLQPFIQLRRQGYYLFLLTTLTAIGIYINNLFAIAKIKLSGESNPDCLEYLKVAWEEFSTWDLAMSFFNNFLWVALLFAFGISLFTRLKMQGMRTKFWHQHRK, via the coding sequence ATGCCAAAGAATATAGTAATTTGCTCCGACGGAACTGGAAATACCGCGAATAAAAACCGGGGCACCAACGTTTTTAAAATATTTGAAGCGGTTGATCTTCGAGCCAGAAAATTCCGGCCTCCCCAGGATAAATCAAAAGTCATTGAAAAGCAGATAACCCTTTACGATGATGGGGTAGGTTCCCAAAGTTTCATCGTTTTTAAAGTCCTCGGCGGTGCCTTCGGCTGGGGTTTGAAGCGAAATGTAAAACAGCTCTACACAGAACTCGCACGAGTTTACAAAAATGGAGACAATCTCTATTTTTTCGGATTCAGCCGCGGAGCTTTTACCATCAGAACGCTCATCGGGTTTATCGCAGAATGTGGAATCCCAAAAAAATCGGTATTTAAAAACAGGGCGGAGCTCAATCAGCTAGTTGATAATGCCTACAAGCATTACCAAAGAAACTATCGATCCCTGTTAAGCAGGATTTTCTTTCCGGATTGGCTGGGGAATTTTTTACCGAAGGGTCTTTTAAAACGTCTCCCCGGTTTTATTGGCAACCGGCTCCCCTTCAGTGACAACTATGACCTCAATTTTTATTATCAAACTCCTCCCATAAAATTTGTTGGAGTCTGGGACACCGTTTCCGCAGTCGGGCTGCCTTTTAAATGGGCCACAGATATGTGGAATAAATATATTTATCGTTTTTCTTTCAGGAATAATAATCTTTATACAGGAGTGGAAAAAGCCTGCCACGCCCTTGCGATCGACGATGAAAGACAATCGTTTCATCCCATGTTGTGGAACGAAGACCGGACGGCTTATTCCAACCAGGTTGAAAATGGAAAGACTCTCTACCAGAAAACTGAAAAGGACTGGGAAAATGACTGGATAGAACAGGTGTGGTTTCCTGGTGCACATTCCAATGTTGGAGGGGGCTATCCTAAACAGGGCATGTCACTGGTCAGCCTTCACTGGATGATGAAGCGTGCCTATCATGCGGGTCTTAAATTTTTTGACAAAGACTGGGACTACATCCGTGACCACGGCAACATAACAGACAAGTTGTATAAATCCCGGTCCGGACCGGCGGTTTATTACCGTTACCTGCCGCGCAACATTTTTAAAATCTGTAAAACCTATAATGTGGATTGCCATATCCATGAAAGCCTGAGAGATAGAATTTCCCTTGGTTCAGAAGGCTACGCCCCGGGCAACCTTCCGCCCCGGTTTTACCTGATGGGAGATGAACCGGGTACGCACGATAAATTTTTCTTCAGTAACAAGGCGTTCAGGGATACCGACCCGGAAAAAGAATCTCCCCTATGGACAAGTTTGCAGCCTTTTATCCAGCTTCGTCGGCAAGGCTATTATCTTTTCCTGTTAACCACTTTGACGGCTATTGGTATATACATTAATAATCTGTTTGCCATAGCAAAAATCAAGCTGTCCGGAGAAAGCAACCCGGATTGTCTGGAGTATTTGAAGGTTGCCTGGGAGGAGTTCAGTACCTGGGACCTCGCCATGAGTTTTTTCAATAATTTTCTTTGGGTGGCCCTGTTATTCGCGTTTGGCATCAGCCTGTTCACCCGGCTGAAGATGCAGGGTATGCGGACAAAATTCTGGCATCAGCATAGAAAATAA
- a CDS encoding cytochrome c, which yields MIGRFFKSLNYLFAGILLFTLMGCEPDRPLAPPDYIRGHKVYYGYCSGCHESGNKKVPNLREKRFFPDKTSDSRMLKSIRDGRGKMPPQGGMLQAEDLKEVIRYIRYLQRNDQKTEKGK from the coding sequence ATGATTGGACGATTTTTTAAATCACTGAATTACCTTTTCGCAGGTATTTTATTGTTTACCCTGATGGGTTGTGAACCGGATCGCCCGCTTGCGCCGCCGGATTATATCCGGGGCCACAAGGTCTATTATGGTTATTGTTCCGGGTGCCATGAATCCGGGAATAAGAAGGTTCCAAACCTGCGTGAAAAGCGGTTCTTTCCAGACAAAACCTCCGATAGCCGGATGCTGAAATCGATACGGGATGGCCGTGGGAAGATGCCACCCCAGGGCGGAATGCTGCAGGCGGAGGACTTGAAAGAAGTGATCCGATATATTCGTTATCTGCAACGCAACGACCAGAAGACGGAAAAGGGAAAATAG
- the argH gene encoding argininosuccinate lyase, with protein MKQLWSGRFKESLDDLMLRFSASISYDQRLYAYDIEGSIAHCKTLKKAKVLNAVEAQKIIAGLKKIEQEFEKGKFQIDETLEDIHMNIERRLTERIGSLGGKLHTGRSRNDQIALDVRLYLRDEIGNIDRSLQQLGKVMLGLAEKYERQIIPGYTHLQRAQPILLAHHLLAYVEMFSRDRDRLEDVLKRVNVMPLGSAALAGTNFPLDRHYTARLLKFPKITNNSLDAVADRDFIAEFLSFSSLLMMHMSRLAEEVVLWASSEFGFLELSDRFTTGSSIMPQKKNPDAAELVRGKTGRVFGHLMGLLTVMKGLPLAYNKDMQEDKEPLFDTVDTVKTCLDVFSGMMDSAKFRPLTPEALAQSGFLTATDIADYLVMKNMPFRKAHEVTGQTVAHCLENGITLEQLTLPQLKKISKVFEKDVFEFISIENSVARKNVHGGTAGPQVKAQIRRLKREWVARGRRK; from the coding sequence ATGAAGCAACTTTGGAGTGGTCGGTTTAAGGAAAGTCTGGATGATTTAATGTTGCGGTTTTCCGCATCCATTTCGTATGACCAGCGATTGTACGCCTATGATATCGAAGGGAGTATCGCCCATTGCAAGACCCTGAAAAAGGCAAAGGTATTGAATGCGGTTGAGGCCCAGAAAATAATCGCCGGGTTGAAAAAAATTGAACAGGAATTTGAAAAAGGTAAGTTTCAGATAGACGAAACTCTTGAAGACATTCACATGAATATCGAGCGGCGGTTGACAGAAAGGATTGGTTCACTTGGCGGCAAACTGCACACTGGCCGAAGTCGAAACGACCAGATTGCTCTGGATGTCCGGTTATATCTGCGAGATGAGATTGGAAATATAGATCGCTCCCTGCAACAACTTGGCAAGGTAATGCTCGGACTTGCCGAGAAATATGAGCGGCAGATCATCCCAGGGTACACGCATTTGCAACGGGCGCAGCCCATCCTGCTGGCGCATCACCTGCTTGCTTATGTAGAAATGTTCAGTCGGGATCGCGACCGGTTGGAGGATGTTTTAAAACGGGTCAATGTGATGCCACTGGGTTCCGCCGCTCTTGCCGGAACGAACTTTCCTCTCGATCGGCACTACACAGCCAGGTTACTCAAATTTCCAAAAATCACCAATAACAGTTTGGATGCCGTGGCGGACCGGGATTTCATCGCTGAGTTTCTTTCATTTTCATCATTATTGATGATGCACATGAGTCGCCTGGCGGAGGAAGTTGTTTTATGGGCTTCCAGTGAATTCGGATTTCTCGAGTTGTCTGACAGGTTCACAACGGGAAGCAGCATCATGCCGCAGAAAAAAAATCCGGATGCGGCTGAGCTGGTGCGTGGAAAAACGGGGCGCGTATTCGGGCACCTTATGGGATTGCTCACTGTCATGAAAGGCCTGCCGCTTGCTTACAACAAGGACATGCAAGAGGATAAAGAACCATTGTTTGATACGGTCGATACCGTAAAAACCTGTCTTGATGTTTTTTCTGGAATGATGGATTCGGCAAAGTTCCGCCCGCTAACTCCGGAAGCGCTGGCACAAAGCGGTTTCCTGACTGCCACCGATATCGCAGATTATCTGGTAATGAAAAACATGCCGTTCCGGAAGGCGCATGAGGTGACCGGGCAGACGGTGGCCCACTGCCTGGAAAATGGAATCACGCTGGAACAATTGACTCTGCCTCAACTCAAGAAAATTTCGAAAGTGTTTGAGAAGGACGTGTTCGAATTTATCTCAATTGAAAATTCTGTTGCCCGCAAAAATGTTCATGGCGGAACGGCCGGGCCACAGGTGAAAGCGCAGATCCGGCGTCTGAAACGCGAATGGGTTGCGCGCGGACGACGGAAGTGA
- a CDS encoding L,D-transpeptidase, translating into MDANKLNILSLTEYNLIANKNPQGSYDRATRENLNAIIRKLHTHLSSLSSLESRLYGKFQGAQFQALEEKDKKVAREVVRYRLSNRVKQWVQGLALAGLSLALVGILIYQIVLGESGRQKVDLAWYAQLNEMGLVSKEELARIEKDLNVTTTQLQKTREENQELASTVDHMILNNKVTENLKYILKQIYGDSRTSYKKVSGGVSLKFSGKELARYDTDPEKWYLLGIIETGVIRIYYNNDQILEIEAIFGRQGEETPLGEYQVKNKVYEPTWYKKEEVNGKTRVRKIPFGHPDHEIGHWWLGLKRLGPPVPGSYGIHGVNVTRFNEFFKKNFDWRNGSAGCPNIQEWFLEFLGRVIPIGAKMNIVLQDKWAGNASQAGQLVGAL; encoded by the coding sequence ATGGACGCGAACAAGCTCAACATTTTATCGCTGACAGAATACAACCTGATCGCCAATAAGAATCCACAGGGGAGTTACGATCGGGCTACGCGAGAAAACCTGAACGCGATCATCCGGAAACTGCATACTCACTTAAGCTCCCTTTCCTCTCTCGAAAGCCGTTTGTACGGGAAATTTCAAGGTGCGCAGTTTCAGGCGCTGGAAGAAAAAGATAAAAAGGTTGCACGCGAAGTGGTCCGGTACCGCCTTTCCAACAGGGTAAAACAATGGGTTCAAGGGTTGGCGCTTGCAGGTCTATCCCTGGCACTTGTTGGAATTTTGATCTACCAGATCGTGTTGGGAGAATCGGGTCGCCAGAAAGTTGATTTAGCATGGTACGCCCAGCTCAATGAAATGGGCCTTGTTTCCAAGGAGGAGTTAGCGCGGATCGAAAAGGATTTGAATGTCACCACCACCCAGCTCCAAAAGACTCGAGAGGAAAACCAGGAACTGGCGAGCACAGTGGATCATATGATTTTGAACAACAAGGTGACAGAAAATTTGAAATACATTTTAAAGCAGATATACGGAGACTCGCGCACAAGTTATAAAAAAGTTTCCGGTGGCGTTTCGTTGAAATTTTCCGGAAAGGAACTGGCACGTTATGATACGGATCCGGAAAAATGGTACCTCCTTGGCATCATTGAAACCGGTGTGATCCGTATTTATTATAACAACGACCAGATTCTTGAAATCGAAGCGATCTTCGGGCGTCAAGGTGAAGAAACACCTCTTGGTGAATACCAGGTAAAGAACAAAGTGTACGAACCCACCTGGTACAAAAAGGAAGAGGTGAATGGGAAAACCCGGGTTCGCAAAATTCCCTTTGGGCACCCCGATCACGAAATCGGCCACTGGTGGCTGGGTTTGAAGCGGTTGGGGCCTCCGGTACCCGGCAGTTATGGAATTCACGGTGTCAATGTGACCCGCTTCAACGAATTTTTTAAAAAGAATTTTGACTGGCGAAATGGAAGCGCGGGGTGTCCCAATATTCAGGAGTGGTTCCTGGAGTTTCTTGGTCGTGTCATTCCAATAGGGGCAAAGATGAACATTGTGCTTCAAGATAAATGGGCGGGAAACGCCTCTCAGGCAGGTCAATTGGTGGGTGCATTGTGA
- a CDS encoding Fic family protein, producing MKSFLRTQEDIVSNKNFIRNTKTGNIIYNPPSVPDIASLIQNWGKIVNTPDENRNYSFIKCAMDHYQFEAIHPFLDGK from the coding sequence ATAAAAAGCTTTTTAAGAACCCAAGAGGATATCGTCAGCAACAAAAATTTTATCAGGAATACGAAAACCGGAAACATAATTTATAATCCGCCTTCGGTTCCGGATATTGCCAGCCTGATACAAAACTGGGGGAAAATTGTTAACACCCCGGATGAGAACCGGAACTATTCTTTTATTAAATGTGCCATGGATCATTACCAGTTTGAGGCCATTCATCCTTTCTTAGACGGAAAATGA
- a CDS encoding polymer-forming cytoskeletal protein translates to MDIPKLMVLTADQFHLLLDADPDGFYDRDTRDQLLRLVQKLENFSKDCSRPEADLLRKHKRHTLGLRFPKGTVSQHTVDISGGMLVEGRHEADAILGGGLVVADTGTVVGKVTAASIVCRGVIKGDIVARGTVHLCANGRIEGNVEAATLQIEDGARFMGHCRLEPELKPKPTTAWNSFKSLLGMGSSQASD, encoded by the coding sequence ATGGACATTCCAAAATTGATGGTCCTCACAGCGGATCAGTTTCACCTCCTGCTTGACGCAGACCCCGATGGTTTTTATGACCGTGATACGCGGGATCAGTTGTTGCGACTTGTTCAGAAACTTGAAAACTTCAGTAAAGATTGCTCTCGTCCGGAAGCAGATTTATTAAGGAAACACAAACGCCATACTCTTGGGCTTCGTTTTCCCAAGGGTACGGTCAGCCAGCATACTGTGGATATTTCCGGAGGAATGCTCGTTGAAGGTCGTCATGAAGCCGACGCGATTCTGGGGGGCGGCCTGGTTGTTGCCGATACCGGGACCGTGGTTGGAAAGGTAACCGCCGCTTCTATTGTTTGCCGGGGAGTTATCAAAGGGGATATTGTCGCGCGAGGAACGGTGCATCTTTGTGCGAATGGCCGGATTGAAGGGAACGTCGAAGCCGCAACCCTGCAAATTGAAGACGGAGCCCGTTTCATGGGGCATTGCCGACTGGAGCCGGAACTAAAACCCAAACCCACCACCGCCTGGAACAGTTTCAAAAGCCTGCTAGGGATGGGTTCTTCCCAGGCAAGCGATTAG
- a CDS encoding ParA family protein, translating to MGIVSVIGPKGGIGKTTLSINTTAALTKALKKSGNGRGVCLIDLDLRLPTISSLLDSHPPKTFFDLFSTLANQTYQVDFLRSLYQVLTRFQAHIAGECELDDERLARSFALYKSLNADLFRFSEFEFGDLLHELFLMRGEIHSLADISKLDLILNKLDSGKFRSVLHELEQDSQPLPDEYINFIEEYGFSIIGGEVPILGKRVHRKRINEPAFLLMFLEFLNQVFDKFDHVILDTPAGGVNHLTSLMNVIDQVMFVFDLSNSIAINGSIDALHSFIDYYEDFCNDYQSGALTGLDKEFANRMTMSAGEVEFLSSIKQKRFGILFNRSTESKEVVEALRRLREYLDTLDKYETYKDRIHIVGLLPHHKVINITNNRGALFYDKDMSLTARMNGVAESILTENSQSPTLANSDKEILKYLTRLGSGGLSKPLVRIASVFG from the coding sequence ATGGGGATTGTCTCGGTTATCGGGCCCAAGGGGGGAATCGGCAAAACCACCTTGTCGATCAACACCACTGCGGCTTTGACAAAGGCCTTGAAGAAAAGTGGGAACGGTCGCGGGGTGTGCCTGATCGATCTGGATCTTCGTCTTCCAACCATCTCCAGTCTGCTCGACAGCCATCCGCCGAAAACATTTTTTGATCTGTTCAGTACTTTGGCCAATCAAACTTACCAAGTGGATTTTCTGCGGTCGCTGTATCAGGTGTTAACCCGTTTCCAGGCGCATATTGCAGGAGAATGTGAACTGGACGATGAACGCCTTGCACGTAGTTTTGCTCTTTATAAAAGCTTGAATGCCGATCTGTTCCGCTTCAGCGAATTTGAATTTGGCGATCTTCTTCATGAACTGTTCCTGATGCGGGGAGAAATTCATTCGCTCGCAGACATTTCCAAACTGGATTTAATTTTGAACAAGCTGGACAGCGGAAAATTCCGTTCGGTCTTGCACGAGTTGGAGCAGGACTCCCAACCCCTACCAGACGAATACATTAATTTCATTGAAGAATACGGGTTCAGTATTATCGGCGGGGAAGTGCCGATCCTCGGCAAGCGGGTGCACAGAAAACGGATCAATGAACCGGCCTTCCTGTTGATGTTTCTTGAGTTTTTGAATCAGGTGTTTGATAAATTCGATCATGTCATTCTGGATACCCCGGCAGGTGGCGTGAACCACCTGACTTCACTGATGAATGTGATCGATCAGGTCATGTTTGTATTTGACCTCAGTAATTCCATAGCCATCAACGGCAGCATTGATGCGTTGCATTCATTTATTGATTACTATGAAGACTTTTGCAATGACTACCAGAGCGGAGCTCTTACCGGACTCGATAAGGAATTCGCCAACCGAATGACAATGAGTGCAGGCGAAGTTGAGTTTCTTTCCTCTATTAAGCAGAAGCGTTTCGGAATACTGTTCAATCGTTCGACGGAATCGAAAGAAGTGGTGGAGGCCTTACGCCGTTTACGGGAATACCTGGATACGCTGGACAAATACGAAACGTATAAGGACCGGATTCATATCGTGGGTCTGTTGCCGCATCATAAAGTCATCAACATCACTAACAACCGTGGTGCTCTGTTTTACGACAAAGACATGAGCCTGACCGCCCGCATGAACGGTGTTGCAGAAAGCATCCTCACCGAAAATTCTCAATCTCCCACCTTGGCAAACAGTGACAAGGAAATTTTGAAGTACCTCACCCGGCTTGGCAGCGGAGGGCTATCCAAACCACTGGTCCGCATTGCAAGCGTATTCGGTTAA
- the rsmI gene encoding 16S rRNA (cytidine(1402)-2'-O)-methyltransferase — MTERGKGRLFVVSTPIGNLKDFTFRGVETLGEVDCIAAEDTRRTRILLSHYNLKTPLSSYNSYNKIPKGREFVRRMENGENIALVSDAGTPGVSDPLYHLVKAALEEGIEVESIPGASALLSGLVVSGLPTDRFLFEGFLPRKKGRSTRLTWLATQPCTVVFFESPHRIGKTLADILGVFGNREAAIAREMTKLHEEINRGTLEELIETHAERKWKGEITLIVAGANSKKGE; from the coding sequence ATGACGGAACGCGGCAAGGGCAGACTTTTTGTAGTCAGTACTCCTATTGGCAATCTCAAGGATTTTACTTTTCGGGGTGTCGAAACCCTGGGGGAAGTCGATTGTATCGCGGCCGAAGACACCCGCCGGACCCGGATTCTGCTGAGTCATTACAACCTCAAAACCCCCCTGTCGAGTTACAACTCATACAACAAAATTCCGAAAGGACGTGAATTTGTCCGCCGAATGGAAAACGGGGAAAATATTGCCCTGGTTTCGGATGCTGGCACCCCGGGAGTATCCGATCCCCTATACCACCTGGTAAAAGCAGCCCTCGAAGAGGGAATCGAGGTGGAATCCATTCCGGGAGCCTCGGCCTTGTTGTCGGGACTTGTGGTCTCGGGGTTGCCAACCGACCGGTTTCTTTTCGAAGGGTTTCTTCCGCGGAAAAAGGGTCGGTCAACACGGCTGACCTGGCTGGCAACACAACCCTGCACCGTTGTGTTTTTTGAATCGCCCCACCGGATTGGAAAAACACTGGCAGATATTCTGGGAGTGTTCGGTAACAGGGAAGCGGCTATTGCGCGCGAAATGACCAAGCTGCATGAAGAAATAAACCGCGGGACTCTCGAGGAACTGATCGAGACGCATGCGGAGCGTAAGTGGAAAGGCGAAATCACCCTGATTGTTGCCGGGGCAAATTCGAAAAAGGGAGAGTAA
- a CDS encoding SGNH/GDSL hydrolase family protein, with product MKTPLSKKILFSCLPFLVFLFLAEIGLRLSDQLLPVRVVCFHPIYEREYCANTEGSLKYENVIKVNRHGMLDQNYPKPKTPGALRIAVLGDSMTAGEEVKNTQRYHEIWERALPKRLGRDVEVLNFGVRGFGTWESLQMYHLKAKQFQPDYTVLGFYWGNDIENNLQAQLEAQPNPLRGQYEIPLIRKINLARKDFNKWLWNHSAVYHLTRKGYNEVETHVKNLFSDNGQRTVRIQKEYEAQPQAFEFARQGMAFKPPPLGEDLESTVDDKFFFDSEGWHLTRRLIRKLNDEVLKSGSQLIVIHFMDVEQYYNYPPLSLREFDTFLMQEGIPHLNMYPAFNALDRKALAANTFEHDNHFNATGHKFLADNSIDFLVRQILGSGRVT from the coding sequence ATGAAAACTCCCCTCAGTAAAAAGATATTGTTTTCCTGTCTGCCGTTTTTGGTTTTTTTATTTTTAGCAGAGATAGGACTCCGACTCAGTGATCAGCTTTTGCCCGTACGTGTGGTCTGTTTCCACCCTATATATGAAAGAGAATATTGTGCCAATACGGAGGGCAGTCTTAAATATGAAAATGTCATCAAAGTAAACCGTCACGGGATGCTGGACCAGAACTATCCAAAACCCAAAACTCCAGGCGCTTTGCGAATTGCGGTGCTGGGCGATTCCATGACTGCAGGGGAAGAAGTAAAAAACACTCAGCGCTATCACGAAATCTGGGAGCGGGCGTTGCCCAAACGGCTGGGCCGGGATGTTGAAGTACTCAATTTCGGCGTGCGCGGGTTTGGCACCTGGGAATCGCTGCAGATGTATCATCTCAAAGCAAAACAATTTCAGCCCGATTACACTGTGCTCGGTTTTTACTGGGGCAACGATATCGAAAACAATTTGCAGGCACAGTTGGAAGCGCAACCCAATCCATTGCGCGGTCAGTATGAAATTCCTTTGATACGGAAGATAAATCTTGCGCGTAAAGATTTTAATAAGTGGTTATGGAATCACAGTGCCGTGTACCACCTGACCCGCAAGGGATACAACGAGGTTGAAACGCATGTAAAAAACCTTTTTTCAGATAATGGTCAGCGGACAGTGCGCATTCAAAAAGAATATGAAGCCCAGCCCCAGGCTTTTGAATTTGCCCGGCAGGGCATGGCGTTCAAACCTCCACCTCTGGGCGAGGATCTTGAGTCCACCGTAGACGATAAATTTTTCTTCGACTCGGAAGGCTGGCACCTGACCCGCAGGTTGATTCGGAAATTAAACGACGAAGTGCTGAAATCCGGAAGCCAGTTGATCGTGATCCATTTTATGGATGTTGAACAATACTACAACTACCCGCCACTATCGTTACGAGAGTTCGATACCTTCCTGATGCAGGAAGGAATTCCCCATTTGAACATGTACCCGGCGTTTAACGCACTCGATCGCAAAGCACTGGCAGCGAATACTTTTGAACACGACAACCACTTCAACGCCACCGGACACAAATTCCTGGCCGACAACAGCATCGACTTCCTCGTCCGCCAGATCCTCGGCTCCGGCCGGGTGACTTGA
- a CDS encoding ribbon-helix-helix protein, CopG family, which translates to MSQNMGNVTVRLSRETQKKLDHIASSFDRSRNWLITEAVDNYLEVFEWQEQRIKERLKKADKGGKFLDSGNEVISSFWMGCGWAN; encoded by the coding sequence ATGAGTCAAAATATGGGAAATGTTACCGTTCGCCTTTCCAGGGAAACCCAGAAAAAACTGGATCATATTGCTTCCAGTTTTGACCGTTCCCGCAACTGGCTTATTACGGAAGCTGTTGATAACTATCTTGAAGTGTTTGAATGGCAGGAACAACGCATCAAAGAACGCCTGAAGAAAGCGGATAAGGGCGGTAAGTTTCTGGATAGCGGCAATGAGGTTATTTCCTCATTCTGGATGGGCTGCGGGTGGGCTAATTAG